A section of the Planctomicrobium piriforme genome encodes:
- a CDS encoding FitA-like ribbon-helix-helix domain-containing protein yields the protein MAQFLVRNLDDDVRDKLRELASRQGRSMEETVRDILRNAVVAQSGSQAGLGTRLAKRFAAHKLKAEILELHGQFLESMQAGYSSRGI from the coding sequence ATGGCGCAATTCCTTGTTCGAAATCTCGACGACGATGTACGCGACAAGCTGCGAGAGCTTGCCAGTCGTCAGGGTCGAAGCATGGAAGAAACCGTCCGGGACATTCTTCGCAATGCGGTCGTCGCCCAATCAGGTTCGCAAGCCGGCCTGGGCACGCGACTGGCGAAACGTTTCGCCGCCCACAAGCTGAAAGCAGAGATTCTGGAACTCCACGGGCAATTCCTTGAATCGATGCAGGCTGGATATTCATCCCGTGGCATCTGA
- a CDS encoding S1C family serine protease — translation MGSKRRKNDSENNSGTMSGALIGGGAVALVAFGLYVAGGQNGSMPWENNAAQQQSIAPPPPVSSVAPPPPVTQPAPSQPAAAAVGNEFSPPPNMGSGAPLPPGTVMPTAASSNGSTPTPAPTIEPKTEFALIALIERVEPAVVRIQVKTRSGDSIGSGFLIDKDGTIVTNYHVIAGAASAEAEFRDGRKVPVEGFYGFDQNRDLAILKIAPQVGVEPLPVATEIPPKGTRVAAFGAPRGLSFTASEGIVSAIRSAKEAKHEDEALGTVVQTTAPISPGNSGGPLVNMFGEVVAANTFTYVEAQNLNFGISCPDINDVISKKSMTLTPLSPEALPEEESSYIKGAQKLAGTERGRVLLSQIREAAVLTLPLSYDPTGRLMDFVLANADRTISTKLKWKTIVRSRDFKGSTALVLMIAYLEDSAESDVAAADLVIRTRIYCRDVDKDGREFSAIVYDKEETVCKATAAALAQGIVSRRMETGVKDYFNHLATEYRTAIRQVEPK, via the coding sequence ATGGGCTCAAAACGCCGTAAGAACGACTCGGAAAATAACTCGGGCACGATGAGCGGGGCACTCATCGGCGGCGGCGCAGTGGCGCTGGTGGCCTTTGGGCTCTATGTGGCCGGTGGACAGAACGGATCAATGCCGTGGGAAAATAACGCGGCGCAGCAGCAATCGATCGCCCCTCCGCCTCCGGTCAGTTCGGTCGCGCCTCCGCCGCCTGTGACACAACCCGCGCCTTCGCAGCCAGCAGCGGCTGCCGTAGGAAACGAATTCTCGCCGCCTCCGAATATGGGATCGGGCGCTCCGCTGCCGCCTGGGACTGTGATGCCGACGGCAGCCTCGTCGAACGGCTCAACTCCCACTCCAGCACCGACCATCGAGCCGAAAACAGAGTTCGCCCTCATTGCGCTGATTGAAAGAGTGGAACCGGCAGTCGTTCGAATTCAGGTGAAAACCCGCAGCGGCGATTCGATCGGCAGCGGGTTCCTGATCGACAAGGACGGAACCATCGTCACGAATTATCATGTGATTGCCGGCGCAGCGAGCGCGGAAGCCGAGTTCCGGGATGGACGCAAGGTTCCTGTTGAAGGCTTCTACGGCTTCGATCAAAACCGCGATCTCGCCATCCTGAAAATCGCTCCGCAGGTAGGCGTCGAACCGTTGCCAGTCGCGACTGAAATTCCTCCGAAGGGAACTCGAGTCGCCGCCTTCGGCGCGCCGCGAGGTCTGTCATTCACGGCGTCGGAGGGAATCGTCAGCGCCATTCGTTCAGCAAAAGAAGCCAAGCACGAAGATGAGGCCTTGGGCACCGTCGTCCAGACGACTGCTCCGATTTCGCCGGGCAACAGCGGCGGACCGTTGGTGAACATGTTTGGCGAAGTGGTGGCGGCAAATACGTTTACCTATGTCGAAGCTCAAAATCTGAACTTCGGGATTTCCTGTCCGGACATCAACGATGTGATCAGCAAGAAGTCGATGACGCTGACCCCGCTTTCTCCAGAGGCCTTGCCTGAGGAAGAGTCCAGTTACATCAAAGGGGCTCAGAAGCTCGCCGGAACCGAACGCGGCCGAGTGCTGTTGAGCCAGATCCGCGAAGCAGCGGTTTTGACATTGCCCCTCTCTTACGATCCAACCGGGCGGCTGATGGACTTTGTTCTGGCGAACGCCGACCGCACGATCTCGACGAAACTGAAGTGGAAAACGATTGTCCGCAGCCGTGACTTCAAGGGAAGTACGGCACTCGTGCTGATGATCGCTTACCTGGAAGACAGCGCGGAATCAGACGTCGCCGCCGCCGATCTTGTGATTCGCACCCGAATCTATTGCCGGGATGTCGATAAAGACGGCAGGGAATTCTCGGCCATTGTCTACGACAAGGAAGAAACGGTCTGCAAAGCGACCGCTGCCGCCTTGGCACAGGGGATCGTCTCCCGCCGCATGGAGACGGGAGTCAAGGATTACTTCAATCACCTGGCGACGGAATATCGCACCGCGATCCGTCAGGTCGAGCCGAAGTAA
- a CDS encoding NAD-dependent epimerase/dehydratase family protein, whose amino-acid sequence MNLDLGPDALLLVTGGTGLVGSHVIEKALARGCRVRALVRAGSDTSFLQTLPVELSTGSLTEPETLPAAVQGVTHVVHCAAKVGDWGPVEDYRLANVTGLRALLESLLQTHTLRQFVHISSLGVYPAQDHYGTDETAPTNDAGIDGYTLTKVEAEHVIRQYVEFRNLKAVILRPGWIYGARDRTVLPKLIEKLRLRKVVYLGSGEQMLNQIYVDNLVDAVLLALGRTDLNGETFNLTDGKLVSRIEFMETICEFGQLPKPVKHVPLPVAKGLAAAMETTYRILGKKEAPLLSQARIKFLGLNLDYSIDKARRQLGYEPKIAFRDGMRETMNGIAGT is encoded by the coding sequence GTGAATTTGGACCTGGGGCCGGATGCGCTCCTGTTGGTCACCGGCGGAACGGGGCTGGTCGGCAGCCATGTGATTGAGAAGGCGCTTGCTCGGGGCTGTCGCGTTCGGGCACTGGTGCGAGCCGGAAGCGACACTTCGTTTCTGCAGACGCTGCCTGTGGAACTATCGACCGGGAGTCTGACCGAGCCGGAGACTCTGCCTGCGGCAGTGCAGGGGGTGACGCATGTCGTGCATTGCGCCGCCAAGGTGGGGGACTGGGGCCCGGTCGAAGACTATCGGCTGGCCAACGTCACCGGCCTGCGGGCACTCCTCGAATCACTGCTGCAGACGCACACTCTGCGACAGTTTGTGCATATCAGTTCGCTGGGAGTCTATCCCGCCCAAGATCACTACGGCACCGACGAGACCGCGCCCACCAACGACGCCGGGATTGACGGCTACACGCTCACCAAGGTCGAAGCGGAGCATGTCATTCGGCAGTATGTCGAATTCCGCAATCTCAAGGCGGTGATTCTGCGGCCAGGCTGGATCTATGGAGCCCGTGACCGCACGGTGCTGCCGAAGCTGATTGAGAAGCTGCGACTCCGCAAGGTGGTCTATCTCGGCTCAGGCGAACAGATGCTCAATCAGATTTACGTCGACAACCTGGTTGATGCGGTGTTGCTGGCACTCGGCCGGACCGACCTGAATGGCGAAACGTTCAATCTGACCGACGGCAAGCTGGTTTCGCGGATCGAGTTCATGGAGACGATCTGCGAGTTTGGACAGCTTCCCAAGCCGGTCAAACATGTCCCGTTGCCGGTGGCAAAGGGACTCGCCGCGGCGATGGAAACGACCTATCGCATCTTGGGGAAGAAAGAAGCCCCGTTGCTGTCGCAGGCTAGAATTAAGTTTCTCGGCCTGAACCTCGATTATTCGATCGATAAGGCGCGTCGGCAGCTTGGGTATGAGCCGAAGATTGCGTTTCGGGACGGGATGCGGGAGACGATGAACGGCATCGCCGGCACATGA
- a CDS encoding 3-keto-disaccharide hydrolase — MLRLLTVAFVLALPCLAFADAPPEPADMKPIFNGKDLSGWDGDPTMWSVKDGVIHGQTTPENAAKGNTFLIWKDGTTKDFELRLSFRCNADNNSGIQYRSKHITDASAKNAWVVRGYQHEIRNENTFPNVSGFIYDEGGKRQRICNVGEQVVWEPDGKKVIKSDLISQEDFNKLMKIDDWNDVVIIAKGNHIQHFLNGKQLIDFTDNEPNLTLLDGILAVQLHAGKPMWTEFKNIRFKELK; from the coding sequence ATGCTTCGACTTCTGACCGTCGCGTTCGTGCTCGCACTTCCCTGTCTCGCCTTCGCCGATGCTCCGCCTGAGCCGGCGGACATGAAGCCCATCTTCAATGGGAAGGATCTATCCGGCTGGGACGGCGACCCCACCATGTGGAGTGTCAAGGACGGCGTGATTCACGGGCAAACCACGCCTGAGAACGCCGCCAAGGGGAACACCTTCCTCATCTGGAAAGACGGCACCACGAAAGATTTCGAACTGCGGCTCTCGTTCCGCTGCAACGCCGACAACAACTCTGGCATCCAGTACCGCTCCAAACACATCACCGACGCCAGCGCCAAAAACGCCTGGGTCGTCCGCGGCTATCAGCACGAGATCCGCAACGAGAACACCTTCCCCAACGTCTCCGGGTTCATCTATGACGAAGGGGGCAAGCGGCAGCGGATCTGCAACGTCGGCGAACAAGTGGTCTGGGAACCGGATGGCAAGAAGGTCATCAAGAGCGACCTGATCTCCCAGGAAGACTTCAACAAGCTGATGAAGATCGATGACTGGAACGACGTGGTCATCATCGCCAAGGGGAACCACATCCAGCACTTCCTGAACGGCAAGCAGTTGATCGATTTCACCGACAACGAGCCGAACCTGACGCTGCTCGACGGCATCCTGGCCGTGCAACTGCACGCAGGCAAGCCGATGTGGACCGAGTTCAAGAACATCCGATTCAAAGAACTCAAATAG
- the recQ gene encoding DNA helicase RecQ, with protein MDDDTLTEQPADLATAGADRLAEVLRQYWGYESFRPLQREAMESILRDQDTLVVVPTGGGKSLCYQAPALCRPGTAVVISPLISLMKDQVDAARGNGISASYLNSTQDFKERRETLRALREGELSLLYVSPERGVQSDFLDALQETSVSLFAIDEAHCVSQWGHDFRPQYRELQVLRDRFPDVGLHAFTATATSRVQQDIIRQLGLRDPQILVGSFDRPNLTYRVERKSDLNSQLIEVVKRHQGESGIVYCLTRKDVEQWAAQLSALGYRARPYHAGLSDAVRSKNQDDFINDKVDIIVATVAFGMGIDKSNVRFVIHAGMPHSLENFQQESGRAGRDGLEAECCLFFGGDDLRKLQMLFRDQPAELKQVSMASLRTMADYCEGAMCRHRALVRHFGQDLEADCGSACDLCTDERQTMPDALVLGQKILSSVYRQDQRFGAEYTALVLTGSRDARIIQNGHERLSTWGLLKDYDKREIQAWIGQLVQQKFLVRVGEYQTLQITPEGFQLLKGELTPRLLTPAATGGAAAPKNRKEKDSAASWDGVDMDLFELLKTDRRELALERGMPSYLIFSDATLRELAKRRPSTREALLLCNGIGLKKADDFGERILLLLRNYCVQHDIGMNMKPEASARPKTSAAPTRAALEAFPLFEQELTLNEITERLGKASSTVLDYLSQYVEHKQIGSAAAWLPPDVIQRIEAAIDAVGMDRLKPIFVQLNEEVDYGSIKIVCACRRARGGD; from the coding sequence ATGGACGACGACACGTTGACAGAACAGCCGGCCGATCTGGCGACCGCAGGTGCGGACCGTCTGGCCGAGGTCTTGCGGCAATATTGGGGGTACGAGTCGTTTCGGCCCCTCCAGCGCGAGGCGATGGAGTCGATCCTCCGCGACCAGGATACCCTGGTGGTCGTCCCGACAGGCGGCGGAAAGTCCCTCTGCTATCAAGCCCCTGCCCTCTGTCGCCCTGGCACGGCGGTCGTGATCTCTCCTCTGATTTCTTTGATGAAAGATCAGGTGGATGCGGCCCGTGGAAACGGCATCTCGGCGTCTTACCTGAACAGCACTCAAGACTTCAAAGAACGTCGTGAAACGCTCAGAGCACTCCGCGAAGGGGAACTGAGCCTGCTGTATGTCTCTCCAGAACGCGGGGTCCAATCCGACTTTCTGGACGCCCTGCAGGAAACCAGCGTCTCGCTCTTCGCCATCGACGAAGCACACTGCGTCAGCCAGTGGGGACACGACTTCCGTCCTCAATACCGCGAACTTCAGGTGCTGCGGGACCGCTTTCCCGATGTCGGACTGCATGCCTTTACCGCGACGGCGACATCGCGCGTGCAGCAGGACATCATCCGGCAGCTTGGCCTGCGCGATCCGCAGATCCTGGTGGGAAGTTTTGACCGCCCGAACCTGACCTATCGCGTTGAACGGAAGTCCGACCTGAATTCGCAATTGATTGAAGTCGTCAAACGGCATCAGGGAGAGTCGGGAATCGTCTACTGCCTGACGCGGAAAGACGTCGAACAATGGGCAGCACAGCTCTCGGCCTTGGGCTATCGCGCGCGCCCCTATCACGCCGGGCTATCTGACGCCGTCCGGTCGAAGAACCAGGATGACTTCATCAACGACAAGGTCGACATCATCGTGGCGACCGTGGCGTTCGGCATGGGGATCGACAAGTCGAACGTGCGGTTCGTCATTCATGCCGGCATGCCGCACTCGCTCGAAAACTTCCAGCAGGAAAGCGGTCGGGCCGGACGCGACGGGCTCGAAGCGGAATGCTGCCTGTTCTTTGGCGGCGACGATCTTCGCAAGCTGCAGATGTTGTTTCGCGATCAGCCGGCAGAACTCAAACAGGTCTCCATGGCATCGCTGCGGACGATGGCCGACTACTGCGAAGGGGCGATGTGTCGGCATCGGGCACTCGTTCGGCACTTTGGGCAGGATCTCGAAGCCGACTGCGGCAGCGCGTGCGATCTCTGCACCGACGAACGCCAGACCATGCCTGACGCACTGGTGCTGGGGCAAAAGATTCTCTCATCGGTGTATCGTCAGGACCAGCGGTTTGGCGCGGAGTACACGGCCCTCGTCCTGACGGGCTCGCGCGATGCGCGGATCATCCAGAACGGACATGAACGGCTCAGCACCTGGGGGCTCCTCAAGGACTACGACAAGCGGGAGATCCAAGCCTGGATCGGGCAACTGGTGCAGCAGAAGTTTCTAGTCCGCGTCGGTGAATACCAGACGCTGCAGATCACTCCGGAAGGCTTTCAGTTACTGAAAGGGGAACTCACCCCCCGACTCCTGACGCCTGCCGCGACCGGCGGCGCTGCGGCCCCGAAGAACCGCAAGGAAAAGGACAGCGCCGCCAGTTGGGACGGCGTCGACATGGACCTGTTCGAACTCTTGAAAACCGATCGCCGCGAACTGGCGCTCGAACGGGGGATGCCCTCTTACCTGATCTTCAGCGATGCGACCTTGCGCGAGCTGGCAAAACGGCGGCCTTCCACCCGTGAGGCGCTGTTGCTCTGCAACGGCATCGGCCTGAAGAAGGCAGACGATTTCGGCGAACGGATTCTGTTACTGCTCCGCAATTATTGCGTGCAGCATGACATTGGAATGAATATGAAACCCGAGGCGTCCGCTCGCCCGAAGACTTCCGCCGCACCGACGCGGGCAGCCCTGGAGGCGTTCCCGCTGTTCGAACAGGAACTGACGCTGAATGAGATCACGGAGCGATTGGGAAAAGCGTCCTCGACGGTCCTCGACTATCTGTCGCAGTATGTCGAACACAAGCAGATTGGAAGCGCCGCAGCCTGGCTGCCGCCTGATGTCATTCAACGCATCGAGGCCGCCATCGATGCCGTCGGCATGGACCGCCTGAAGCCGATTTTCGTGCAACTGAACGAAGAGGTCGACTACGGGTCAATCAAGATCGTCTGCGCCTGCCGACGAGCACGGGGCGGGGACTGA